A stretch of the Neofelis nebulosa isolate mNeoNeb1 chromosome 1, mNeoNeb1.pri, whole genome shotgun sequence genome encodes the following:
- the LOC131509781 gene encoding small ribosomal subunit protein uS14-like, whose product MGHQQLCCSHPRKFGQDSSSCLVCSNQHGLMQKYGLNMCCQCFCQYMKAIGFIKLD is encoded by the coding sequence ATGGGTCACCAGCAGCTCTGCTGTAGCCATCCAAGGAAATTTGGCCAGGATTCTTCTTCTTGCCTTGTCTGCTCAAACCAGCATGGTTTGATGCAGAAATATGGCCTTAATATGTGCTGCCAGTGTTTCTGTCAATACATGAAGGCTATAGGCTTCATTAAGTTGGATTAA